One Colius striatus isolate bColStr4 chromosome 10, bColStr4.1.hap1, whole genome shotgun sequence genomic region harbors:
- the LOC133626280 gene encoding SLIT and NTRK-like protein 6 isoform X2, translated as MDFQAFREAPLPESCCLNFTSSNITHLDWGTLVGVRGLRELYLSHCSITDISNAQGAPPALEILHLSHNLLESLPGSFLEDAPNLRVLYLDSNQLQELPKSFLKASTQVQEVYLGFNALTILPASLLKPSLLQLQLSNNSWDCSCSLLSNLEGWPSVAAEVICHTPERYRGVDLQSIPRDELCHSHSLTALFICLPPLLILASITWCFCRQKRKTNYSLQSRSQSHPAVAERGNVPAPAEPHHYVPYELPAIPSDTEKKVLMGSQVLLQPSTDLLESGRDLYEEVEIQVGSPSSSQLPTHDGQQDTLALRAEEPGGSEPEVDTVSVSQVLKDSADREKIYMSQSTNYYNLVPGIELEDSDNLEYENIDLH; from the coding sequence ATGGACTTCCAGGCCTTCCGTGAGGCTCCGCTCCCCGAGAGCTGCTGCCTCAACTTCACCAGCTCCAACATCACCCACCTGGACTGGGGCACACTGGTAGGGGTGCGGGGGCTGCGGGAGCTCTACCTCTCACACTGCAGCATCACGGATATCAGCAATGCACAGGGAGCCCCCCCTGCCTTGGAGATCTTGCACTTGAGTCACAACCTGCTGGAAAGTCTTCCTGGAAGCTTTCTAGAAGATGCTCCTAATTTGAGGGTCCTTTACCTGGACAGCAACCAGCTCCAGGAGCTGCCCAAGTCCTTCCTGAAAGCATCGACCCAAGTCCAGGAGGTCTACCTGGGCTTCAATGCCCTGACCATCCTTCCCGCCAGCCTCCTGAAgccatctctgctgcagctccagctctccAACAACAGTTGGGACTGCAGCTGCTCTTTGCTTAGCAACCTGGAGGGTTGGCCCAGCGTGGCTGCTGAGGTTATCTGCCACACACCGGAGCGATACCGCGGCGTGGACCTCCAGAGCATCCCCCGGGATGAGCTGTGCCACTCGCACAGCCTCACTGCCCTCTTCATCTGCCTGCCCCCTCTCCTCATCCTCGCCAGCATCACTTGGTGCTTCTGcaggcagaagagaaagaccAACTACAGCCTTCAGAGCAGGTCCCAGAGCCACCCTGCcgtggcggagaggggcaacgtgCCAGCGCCTGCGGAGCCCCACCACTATGTCCCCTACGAGCTGCCTGCCATCCCTTCTGATACCGAGAAGAAAGTGCTGATGGGGAGCCAGGTCCTGCTCCAGCCCTCCAcggacctgctggagagtggCAGGGACCTCTATGAGGAGGTGGAGATCCAAGTGGGATCCCCCAGCAGTTCGCAGTTGCCAACCCATGACGGGCAGCAGGACACCCTGGCACTGAGGGCAGAGGAGCCGGGTGGCAGCGAGCCAGAGGTGGACACCGTCAGCGTGAGCCAAGTCCTGAAGGACTCTGCTGACCGGGAGAAGATCTACATGAGTCAATCAACCAACTATTACAACTTGGTTCCTGGCATCGAGCTGGAGGACTCTGACAACCTGGAGTATGAGAACATTGACCTGCACTGA
- the LOC133626280 gene encoding SLIT and NTRK-like protein 6 isoform X1: MGRADGGAGLGTVPLWGCLLLSAGLAIDPALQSCNCTEPMDFQAFREAPLPESCCLNFTSSNITHLDWGTLVGVRGLRELYLSHCSITDISNAQGAPPALEILHLSHNLLESLPGSFLEDAPNLRVLYLDSNQLQELPKSFLKASTQVQEVYLGFNALTILPASLLKPSLLQLQLSNNSWDCSCSLLSNLEGWPSVAAEVICHTPERYRGVDLQSIPRDELCHSHSLTALFICLPPLLILASITWCFCRQKRKTNYSLQSRSQSHPAVAERGNVPAPAEPHHYVPYELPAIPSDTEKKVLMGSQVLLQPSTDLLESGRDLYEEVEIQVGSPSSSQLPTHDGQQDTLALRAEEPGGSEPEVDTVSVSQVLKDSADREKIYMSQSTNYYNLVPGIELEDSDNLEYENIDLH, from the exons ATGGGGCGTGCGGACGGAG GCGCTGGGCTGGGGACCGTGCCCCTCTGGGGCTGCCTTCTGCTCTCTGCCGGCCTTGCCATCGACCCAGCGCTGCAAAGCTGCAACTGCACTGAGCCCATGGACTTCCAGGCCTTCCGTGAGGCTCCGCTCCCCGAGAGCTGCTGCCTCAACTTCACCAGCTCCAACATCACCCACCTGGACTGGGGCACACTGGTAGGGGTGCGGGGGCTGCGGGAGCTCTACCTCTCACACTGCAGCATCACGGATATCAGCAATGCACAGGGAGCCCCCCCTGCCTTGGAGATCTTGCACTTGAGTCACAACCTGCTGGAAAGTCTTCCTGGAAGCTTTCTAGAAGATGCTCCTAATTTGAGGGTCCTTTACCTGGACAGCAACCAGCTCCAGGAGCTGCCCAAGTCCTTCCTGAAAGCATCGACCCAAGTCCAGGAGGTCTACCTGGGCTTCAATGCCCTGACCATCCTTCCCGCCAGCCTCCTGAAgccatctctgctgcagctccagctctccAACAACAGTTGGGACTGCAGCTGCTCTTTGCTTAGCAACCTGGAGGGTTGGCCCAGCGTGGCTGCTGAGGTTATCTGCCACACACCGGAGCGATACCGCGGCGTGGACCTCCAGAGCATCCCCCGGGATGAGCTGTGCCACTCGCACAGCCTCACTGCCCTCTTCATCTGCCTGCCCCCTCTCCTCATCCTCGCCAGCATCACTTGGTGCTTCTGcaggcagaagagaaagaccAACTACAGCCTTCAGAGCAGGTCCCAGAGCCACCCTGCcgtggcggagaggggcaacgtgCCAGCGCCTGCGGAGCCCCACCACTATGTCCCCTACGAGCTGCCTGCCATCCCTTCTGATACCGAGAAGAAAGTGCTGATGGGGAGCCAGGTCCTGCTCCAGCCCTCCAcggacctgctggagagtggCAGGGACCTCTATGAGGAGGTGGAGATCCAAGTGGGATCCCCCAGCAGTTCGCAGTTGCCAACCCATGACGGGCAGCAGGACACCCTGGCACTGAGGGCAGAGGAGCCGGGTGGCAGCGAGCCAGAGGTGGACACCGTCAGCGTGAGCCAAGTCCTGAAGGACTCTGCTGACCGGGAGAAGATCTACATGAGTCAATCAACCAACTATTACAACTTGGTTCCTGGCATCGAGCTGGAGGACTCTGACAACCTGGAGTATGAGAACATTGACCTGCACTGA